In a single window of the Nocardioides sp. L-11A genome:
- a CDS encoding LrgB family protein, whose product MRDDLLELARSPLTLLLVTLAGYQAGRWLQTRTGGHALAQPVIVAIAVAGTAITVLDVDYADYRGATELIAFWLGPATVALAIPLHRQADRLKGFIVPLLVAVLVGAATSIVSAVLLARLLGADEALEKTLSTKAATTPVAIALTETLGGIPPLAAVFAIVTGIVSAIIAPAVLNLLRIRDRRARGLAVGAVSHGIGASRMLREDETEGAFAGLAMGLSALAISLLVPVLALVLF is encoded by the coding sequence GTGAGGGACGACCTCCTCGAGCTGGCCCGCTCGCCGCTGACCCTGCTGCTCGTGACCCTCGCGGGCTATCAGGCCGGCCGCTGGCTCCAGACCCGTACCGGCGGCCACGCGCTGGCGCAGCCGGTGATCGTCGCGATCGCCGTGGCCGGTACGGCGATCACGGTGCTCGACGTCGACTACGCCGACTACCGCGGCGCCACCGAGCTGATCGCCTTCTGGCTCGGCCCGGCGACGGTCGCCCTGGCCATCCCGTTGCACCGACAGGCCGACCGGCTCAAGGGATTCATCGTACCGCTGCTCGTCGCGGTGCTCGTCGGGGCGGCGACGTCGATCGTCTCGGCCGTTCTCCTCGCCCGCCTGCTCGGTGCCGACGAGGCGCTGGAGAAGACGCTGTCCACCAAGGCGGCCACGACACCCGTCGCGATCGCGCTCACCGAGACGCTCGGCGGCATCCCGCCGCTCGCGGCCGTCTTCGCGATCGTGACCGGCATCGTCAGCGCCATCATCGCCCCGGCCGTGCTCAACCTGCTCCGCATCCGCGACCGCCGGGCCCGCGGTCTCGCCGTCGGCGCGGTCAGCCACGGCATCGGCGCCTCACGGATGCTGCGCGAGGACGAGACCGAGGGCGCCTTCGCCGGTCTCGCGATGGGACTCTCCGCGCTCGCGATCAGCCTGCTCGTGCCGGTCCTGGCGCTCGTTCTGTTCTGA
- a CDS encoding CidA/LrgA family protein, which yields MITGLTWLLAFQVLGEVIVRVLDVTVPGPVVGMLLLFVFLRVRRYDDSGSIVRAGSALLRHLQLFFVPAGVGIVAYLGLLGEHALPISVALLGSWLLGLTVVGWTAVGLERLLGAPRDDLPGAGGAAGAGETGETT from the coding sequence GTGATCACCGGCCTCACCTGGTTGCTCGCCTTCCAGGTGCTCGGGGAGGTGATCGTGCGGGTCCTCGACGTCACCGTGCCCGGACCCGTCGTCGGGATGCTGCTGCTGTTCGTCTTCCTCCGCGTGCGGCGGTACGACGACAGCGGCTCCATCGTGCGCGCGGGATCCGCCCTGCTCCGGCACCTGCAGCTGTTCTTCGTCCCTGCCGGGGTGGGGATCGTGGCCTATCTCGGCCTGCTCGGCGAGCACGCCCTGCCGATCTCCGTGGCCCTGCTCGGCTCCTGGCTCCTCGGCCTCACCGTCGTCGGCTGGACGGCGGTCGGACTGGAGCGGCTGCTCGGCGCCCCGCGCGATGACCTGCCCGGGGCGGGCGGCGCGGCCGGGGCGGGCGAGACGGGGGAGACGACGTGA